In a genomic window of Mycolicibacter heraklionensis:
- a CDS encoding TetR/AcrR family transcriptional regulator: MAEEVKPRRQYRSAARTRQREATRAAIIDAATAGFIENGYATTTIAQIAARAQVSPETVYAVFGTKRDVLRAVVEQASTGAPSTEAWRTGDWLTRVKAEPDQRRRLELITDATRDVLRRVAPIDEIVRSVAASDPEIAELQSELERRRRNDLRGLVQLLAEAGPLRVSVDHAVDLWWALGHSTGPYRSLTVDRGWSHRRARAAIIDVVARALLADA, from the coding sequence ATGGCTGAGGAAGTCAAGCCTCGACGGCAATATCGCTCCGCTGCGCGCACCCGGCAGCGTGAGGCGACACGTGCGGCGATAATCGACGCCGCGACAGCCGGGTTCATCGAGAACGGCTACGCGACCACCACGATCGCGCAGATCGCTGCGCGGGCACAGGTATCGCCGGAGACCGTGTACGCCGTGTTCGGAACCAAGCGAGACGTGCTGCGCGCCGTGGTCGAACAGGCTTCGACCGGAGCGCCCAGCACCGAAGCCTGGCGTACCGGGGACTGGCTTACCCGGGTGAAGGCGGAGCCCGACCAGCGGCGCCGCCTCGAGCTGATCACCGATGCGACCCGCGACGTTCTGCGCCGGGTGGCTCCGATCGACGAGATCGTGCGCTCAGTGGCAGCCTCCGACCCGGAGATCGCCGAGCTGCAGAGCGAACTCGAACGCCGCCGTCGTAACGACCTTCGCGGGCTGGTGCAACTTCTTGCCGAGGCCGGGCCGCTGCGGGTATCAGTCGACCACGCGGTGGACCTGTGGTGGGCGCTGGGCCACAGCACCGGTCCCTACCGCTCGCTCACCGTTGACCGCGGTTGGAGCCACCGACGGGCTCGGGCCGCGATCATCGATGTCGTGGCCCGCGCTCTGCTCGCCGATGCCTAA
- a CDS encoding SRPBCC family protein → MAAPLLTAQIDINAPVAKVWALVSDFRRMPEWSPQCRWMKPLGAVRQGTRTINVNRRGRMFWPTSSVITEYIPERKLAFRVTENHSVWSYELEPTATGTRVIESRHVENGNTTAVSAFLVGKFMGGTPTFERELVEGMNASLSKIKAAAENA, encoded by the coding sequence ATGGCAGCCCCGCTGTTGACGGCACAGATCGACATCAACGCACCGGTGGCCAAGGTGTGGGCGCTGGTCTCCGACTTCCGGCGGATGCCCGAGTGGAGCCCGCAGTGCCGGTGGATGAAGCCGCTGGGTGCGGTGCGTCAGGGCACCCGCACGATCAACGTCAACCGGCGCGGCCGGATGTTCTGGCCCACCAGCTCCGTCATCACCGAATACATCCCGGAGCGCAAGCTGGCGTTCCGCGTCACCGAGAACCACAGCGTGTGGAGCTATGAGCTCGAGCCGACCGCCACCGGCACTCGGGTCATCGAGAGTCGGCACGTCGAAAACGGCAACACCACCGCGGTCTCGGCGTTTCTGGTGGGCAAGTTCATGGGCGGGACGCCCACCTTCGAACGCGAGCTGGTCGAGGGCATGAACGCTTCGCTGAGCAAGATCAAGGCCGCCGCAGAGAACGCCTGA
- a CDS encoding DUF2530 domain-containing protein: MTPQHSPEHAPEPPPLPTALLRVWPVIRAGVTGFCCATIAAFTVPALEGWRPVSVAGLGVGMVGTTIFLVQRRAARRGARGAQTGLENE; this comes from the coding sequence ATGACCCCTCAGCACTCCCCGGAGCACGCCCCCGAGCCGCCACCGCTGCCGACCGCCCTGCTGCGGGTCTGGCCGGTGATCCGCGCCGGGGTCACCGGCTTCTGCTGCGCAACCATCGCCGCGTTCACGGTGCCCGCGCTGGAAGGGTGGCGGCCGGTAAGCGTGGCGGGGCTCGGCGTCGGGATGGTGGGCACCACTATCTTTCTGGTGCAACGCAGGGCGGCACGACGCGGCGCGCGCGGAGCCCAAACCGGGCTTGAAAACGAATAG
- a CDS encoding TrmH family RNA methyltransferase: MARVVDVVDIFDPRDSRLDDFRDLNSIDRRPDLPTGKGLVIAEGVLVVQRMLASRFTPRALLGTDRRLTELTPDLTAPDAPDVPYYRVSAEVMADVVGFHLNRGVLAAASRVPEPPVADLVAGARTIAVLEGVNDHENLGSIFRNGAGLGVDAVVFGSGCADPLYRRSVRVSMGHALLVPFARSADWPGDLAMLREQGFRLLAMTPDPRAEVLSSAMAKVRDEPVAVLVGAEGPGLSEKAMRASDIRVRIPMSRGTDSLNVATAAALAFYERIRLPE, from the coding sequence GTGGCCAGGGTCGTCGATGTCGTCGATATCTTTGACCCCCGCGATTCCCGGCTGGATGATTTCCGCGACTTGAACAGCATCGACCGTCGCCCGGACCTGCCCACCGGAAAAGGGTTGGTGATCGCCGAAGGGGTGCTGGTGGTGCAGCGGATGCTGGCATCGCGGTTCACCCCGCGGGCGCTGCTGGGCACCGATCGGCGGCTGACCGAGTTGACGCCCGACCTGACCGCACCTGACGCCCCCGATGTCCCGTATTACCGGGTGTCCGCGGAGGTGATGGCCGACGTGGTGGGGTTTCACCTCAACCGAGGCGTGCTGGCCGCCGCGTCGCGGGTGCCCGAGCCGCCGGTGGCCGACCTGGTCGCCGGGGCCCGCACGATCGCGGTGCTCGAGGGCGTCAACGACCACGAGAACCTGGGTTCGATCTTTCGCAACGGTGCCGGGTTGGGCGTGGACGCCGTGGTGTTCGGCAGCGGCTGCGCCGACCCGCTCTACCGGCGCTCGGTGCGGGTCTCGATGGGGCACGCCCTGCTGGTGCCGTTCGCCCGTTCGGCGGACTGGCCCGGCGATCTGGCGATGCTGCGCGAGCAGGGCTTCCGGCTGCTGGCGATGACGCCGGACCCGCGGGCCGAGGTGTTGTCGAGTGCGATGGCGAAGGTGCGCGACGAACCGGTGGCGGTGCTGGTCGGCGCGGAGGGGCCGGGCCTGTCGGAGAAGGCGATGCGCGCCAGTGACATTCGGGTCCGCATCCCGATGTCGCGGGGAACGGACTCGCTCAACGTCGCCACCGCAGCCGCGCTGGCGTTCTACGAGCGCATTAGGCTGCCGGAATGA
- a CDS encoding DUF2537 domain-containing protein gives MTSTPRTPWGTGLTVAGFVAAVTGTAITVLSLGLLRVHPAVAVVLNLIAVGGLAPTVWGWRRTPVLRWLALGAGIGVAGAWLVLLALAAQR, from the coding sequence ATGACCTCCACCCCCCGTACGCCGTGGGGGACGGGCTTGACCGTGGCGGGGTTCGTCGCGGCGGTGACGGGGACCGCGATCACGGTGTTGAGCCTGGGGCTGCTGCGCGTGCATCCCGCGGTGGCGGTGGTGCTCAATCTGATTGCGGTGGGAGGGCTGGCGCCCACGGTATGGGGCTGGCGGCGCACTCCGGTACTGCGATGGTTGGCCTTGGGCGCCGGGATCGGCGTGGCGGGCGCGTGGCTGGTGCTGCTGGCGCTGGCCGCTCAGCGCTGA
- the sepH gene encoding septation protein SepH gives MRELRAIGLDVDGKHIICESTGDGEDHTEMFRVRIDDRLRGAVRGEGHRVGQNPADAGSSMLRPKDIQARIRAGASVEQVAAAAGVDVARVERFAHPVLLERSRAAELATAAHPVLADGPAVPTLLEVVTSALVSRGLSSDSSSWDAWRNDDGRWTVQLAWKAGRSDNVAHFRFAPGAHGGTVTAVDDAAMELIDPGFGRPLRPVAAVAELDFETPAAPAVVEEVPVQQRAGSRARRSKPEVPGWEDVLLGVRSTGQR, from the coding sequence ATGCGGGAACTGAGGGCCATCGGCCTCGACGTCGACGGCAAACACATCATCTGCGAGAGCACCGGCGACGGCGAAGACCACACCGAGATGTTCCGGGTGCGCATCGACGACCGGCTGCGCGGCGCAGTCCGCGGCGAGGGCCACCGCGTAGGTCAGAATCCGGCCGACGCGGGCAGCAGCATGCTGCGCCCCAAGGACATCCAAGCGCGGATCCGCGCCGGGGCGTCGGTCGAACAGGTGGCCGCGGCAGCCGGTGTGGACGTCGCCCGGGTGGAACGCTTCGCCCACCCGGTGCTGCTGGAGCGGTCCCGGGCCGCGGAGCTGGCGACCGCCGCCCACCCGGTGCTGGCCGACGGCCCGGCGGTGCCGACCCTGCTGGAGGTCGTCACCTCCGCGCTGGTGTCGCGGGGCTTGAGCTCCGACAGCAGCAGCTGGGACGCGTGGCGCAACGACGACGGGCGCTGGACGGTGCAGCTGGCCTGGAAGGCCGGGCGTTCGGACAACGTCGCCCACTTCCGGTTCGCTCCGGGCGCGCACGGCGGGACGGTGACCGCGGTCGACGACGCGGCCATGGAGCTGATCGACCCCGGCTTCGGCCGTCCGCTGCGGCCGGTTGCCGCGGTGGCCGAGTTGGACTTCGAGACTCCGGCCGCCCCCGCGGTGGTCGAAGAGGTGCCGGTGCAGCAGCGCGCGGGGAGCCGCGCCCGCCGCAGCAAGCCGGAAGTCCCGGGGTGGGAGGACGTTCTGCTCGGGGTGCGTTCGACCGGTCAGCGCTGA
- the serC gene encoding phosphoserine transaminase, with protein sequence MAEQLTIPDTIKPADGRFGCGPSKVRPEQLNALVTTAAPLFGTSHRQAPVKDLVGRVRSGLRELFSVPDGYEVVLGNGGSTAFWDAAAFGLVDKRSLHLTYGEFSAKFASAVAKNPFVGDPIVIKADAGSAPEPQSDPSVDVIAWAHNETSTGVAVPVRRPSSSGDALVVIDATSGAGGLPVDITEVDAYYFAPQKNFASDGGLWLAIMSPAALARIEAIAASGRWVPEFLSLPIAVDNSTKNQTYNTPAIATLALLAEQLDWMLGNGGLDWAVKRTADSSQRLYSWAEERPFTTPFVADPALRSQVVGTIDFVDEVDAAAVAKVLRANGIVDTEPYRKLGRNQLRVAMFPAVEPDDVSALTQCVDWVVERL encoded by the coding sequence ATGGCTGAGCAGCTCACGATCCCGGACACCATCAAGCCCGCTGACGGACGGTTCGGCTGTGGGCCGTCGAAGGTCCGCCCTGAGCAGTTGAACGCGCTGGTCACCACGGCGGCGCCGCTGTTCGGCACCTCCCACCGTCAGGCGCCGGTCAAAGACTTGGTCGGCCGCGTCCGCTCCGGGTTGCGCGAACTGTTCTCGGTGCCCGACGGCTACGAAGTGGTCCTGGGCAACGGCGGCTCCACGGCGTTCTGGGACGCCGCGGCGTTCGGGCTGGTCGACAAGCGGTCGCTGCACCTGACCTACGGCGAGTTCAGCGCGAAGTTCGCCTCGGCGGTGGCCAAGAATCCCTTCGTCGGCGATCCGATCGTCATCAAGGCCGACGCGGGCAGCGCCCCCGAGCCGCAGTCCGACCCGTCGGTCGACGTGATCGCCTGGGCGCACAACGAGACCTCGACCGGGGTGGCGGTGCCGGTGCGCCGGCCCAGCAGCTCGGGCGACGCCCTGGTCGTCATCGACGCGACGTCCGGTGCCGGCGGACTGCCGGTCGACATCACCGAGGTCGATGCCTACTACTTCGCGCCGCAGAAGAACTTCGCCTCCGACGGTGGGCTGTGGCTGGCCATCATGAGCCCGGCCGCCCTGGCCCGCATCGAGGCGATCGCCGCGTCCGGCCGGTGGGTGCCGGAGTTCCTGTCGCTGCCGATCGCGGTGGACAACAGCACCAAGAATCAGACCTACAACACTCCGGCGATCGCCACCCTGGCGCTGCTGGCCGAGCAGCTGGACTGGATGCTGGGCAACGGCGGGCTGGACTGGGCGGTCAAGCGCACCGCGGACTCGTCGCAGCGGCTGTACTCATGGGCCGAGGAGCGGCCGTTCACCACGCCGTTCGTCGCCGACCCGGCGTTACGCTCGCAGGTGGTGGGCACCATCGACTTCGTTGACGAGGTGGACGCGGCCGCGGTGGCCAAGGTGCTGCGGGCCAACGGCATCGTCGACACCGAGCCCTACCGCAAGCTGGGCCGCAACCAGCTGCGGGTCGCGATGTTCCCGGCGGTGGAGCCCGACGACGTGAGCGCTCTGACCCAGTGCGTGGACTGGGTGGTAGAGCGGCTCTGA
- a CDS encoding AurF N-oxygenase family protein translates to MAQKAARTRIVRRWRANMEVTDDANYVEILNTLSEGSVRRNFNPYTDIDWDTPEFKVTENDPRWILPGTDPIGRHWWYQSQPEDVQIKIGMWRQANVAKVGLHFESILIRGLMEYAFWVPNGSPEYRYCLHEAVEECNHTMMFQEMVNHIGADVPGMPRLLKWVQPFIPLVAGPLPIPFWFGILAGEEPIDHIQKAILREGKTLHPIMERVMAIHVAEEARHISFAHEYLHKRIPNLPRRKRFWLSLYVPIVMRILCSAIVVPPKAFWTEFDIPHEVRKDIFFRSAEARQMLQDMFGDVRMLCHDTGLMNPVAKLVWRICRIHGAPSRFRSQPQRAHLTPVAASVA, encoded by the coding sequence ATGGCTCAGAAAGCCGCTCGAACCCGCATCGTGCGCCGGTGGCGAGCCAACATGGAAGTGACCGACGACGCGAACTACGTCGAGATCCTCAACACCTTGTCGGAAGGTTCGGTGCGCCGGAACTTCAATCCGTACACCGACATCGACTGGGACACCCCCGAGTTCAAGGTCACCGAAAACGACCCGCGCTGGATCCTGCCGGGCACCGACCCGATCGGCCGGCACTGGTGGTACCAGTCGCAGCCCGAGGACGTCCAGATCAAGATCGGCATGTGGCGCCAGGCCAACGTCGCCAAGGTCGGGCTGCACTTCGAGTCCATCCTGATCCGCGGCCTGATGGAGTACGCGTTCTGGGTGCCCAACGGCTCACCGGAGTACCGCTACTGCCTGCACGAGGCGGTGGAAGAGTGCAACCACACCATGATGTTCCAAGAGATGGTGAACCACATCGGCGCCGACGTGCCCGGCATGCCGCGGTTGCTGAAGTGGGTGCAGCCGTTTATCCCGCTGGTCGCCGGACCGCTGCCGATCCCGTTCTGGTTCGGCATCCTGGCCGGCGAGGAGCCCATCGACCACATCCAGAAGGCCATCCTTCGGGAGGGCAAGACCCTGCACCCGATCATGGAGCGGGTGATGGCCATTCACGTGGCCGAGGAAGCGCGGCACATCTCGTTCGCGCACGAATACCTGCACAAGCGCATTCCGAACCTGCCGCGTCGCAAGCGGTTCTGGCTGTCGCTGTACGTTCCGATCGTCATGCGGATCCTGTGTTCGGCGATCGTGGTGCCGCCCAAGGCGTTCTGGACCGAGTTCGACATTCCGCACGAGGTCCGTAAGGACATCTTCTTCCGCTCGGCAGAAGCTCGTCAGATGCTGCAGGACATGTTCGGTGACGTCCGGATGCTGTGTCACGACACCGGTTTGATGAACCCGGTCGCCAAGCTGGTGTGGCGGATCTGCCGGATCCACGGCGCTCCGTCCCGGTTCCGCAGCCAGCCGCAGCGCGCGCACCTCACGCCCGTTGCCGCTTCGGTCGCGTAG
- a CDS encoding FAD-dependent oxidoreductase: MPHVITQACCNDASCVFACPVNCIHPTPDEPDFATSEMLYIDPDACVDCGACVRACPVDAIVPHTKALAEQLPFVEINRSFYPERPEGVKLPPTSKLAPILPAAELHQRGKYPLTVAIVGSGPAAMYAADELLTQQGVLVNMFEKLPTPYGLVRAGVAPDHQRTKLATRLFDEISWRRGFQFFLNVEVGKHLSHADLLQHHHAVLYASGALHDRRLEIDGMGLPGTGTATEIVGWYNGHPEFTDLPVDLSHERVVIVGNGNVALDVARILTADPDRLAHTDIADYALAALRDSAVQEVVIVARRGPISSAFTLPELVGLTQTAEVVLDTEDHVRVRDDLATVQDNLTRQKLEILTKLGDASAPITRPRIRFAYELTPGRVLGEDRCSAVEFTVTGTDQVRRIDAGMVLSSIGYHGTPIADLPFDDAAGVVPNEGGRVIDPATGERVPGAYVSGWIKRGTNGFIGSNKSDSLKTIQTLAADYNAGLLTEPIAGPRAIARMVHAHQPDVIDAAGWKAIDKAEIARGEAQDRPRVKFTRVPDMLDVVKDHSDLPLLQNLLGALKRH; the protein is encoded by the coding sequence ATGCCGCACGTAATTACCCAGGCGTGTTGTAACGACGCCTCGTGTGTGTTCGCCTGCCCGGTCAACTGCATTCACCCCACGCCGGACGAGCCCGACTTCGCCACGTCGGAGATGCTCTACATCGACCCCGACGCGTGTGTGGACTGCGGTGCCTGCGTGCGGGCCTGCCCGGTCGACGCGATCGTCCCGCATACCAAGGCGCTGGCCGAACAGTTGCCGTTCGTGGAGATCAACAGGTCCTTCTACCCGGAACGACCTGAAGGGGTGAAGCTGCCGCCGACCTCCAAGCTGGCGCCCATCCTGCCGGCCGCCGAGCTGCATCAGCGCGGCAAATATCCGCTGACCGTGGCTATCGTCGGCTCCGGCCCGGCGGCCATGTACGCGGCCGACGAGCTGCTGACTCAGCAGGGCGTGCTGGTCAATATGTTCGAGAAGCTGCCCACCCCTTACGGTTTGGTGCGTGCCGGCGTCGCCCCGGATCACCAGCGCACCAAGCTGGCCACCCGGCTGTTCGATGAGATCTCCTGGCGCCGTGGTTTCCAGTTCTTCCTCAACGTGGAGGTGGGCAAGCACCTGAGCCACGCGGACCTGCTGCAGCACCACCACGCCGTGCTCTACGCCTCGGGTGCGCTGCACGACCGGCGGCTCGAGATCGACGGCATGGGTTTGCCCGGAACGGGCACGGCCACCGAGATCGTCGGCTGGTACAACGGCCATCCCGAGTTCACCGACCTGCCAGTCGATCTCAGCCACGAGCGGGTGGTGATCGTGGGTAACGGCAACGTAGCCCTCGATGTGGCGCGCATCCTCACCGCCGACCCGGACCGGCTGGCCCACACCGACATCGCCGACTACGCACTGGCAGCGCTGCGTGACTCGGCGGTCCAGGAAGTGGTGATCGTCGCCCGGCGCGGTCCCATTTCGTCCGCGTTCACGCTGCCCGAATTGGTGGGGCTCACGCAGACCGCCGAGGTGGTGCTCGACACCGAAGACCATGTCCGGGTACGCGATGACCTGGCGACCGTCCAGGACAACTTGACCCGGCAGAAACTGGAGATACTGACCAAGTTAGGAGACGCCTCGGCGCCGATCACCCGCCCGCGGATCCGATTCGCCTACGAGTTGACCCCGGGTCGAGTCCTCGGTGAGGACCGTTGCAGCGCAGTGGAGTTCACTGTCACCGGGACCGACCAGGTGCGACGCATCGACGCCGGAATGGTGCTGTCTTCGATCGGCTACCACGGAACGCCCATCGCCGACCTGCCGTTCGACGACGCTGCCGGCGTCGTCCCGAACGAGGGCGGCCGCGTCATTGACCCGGCGACCGGCGAGCGAGTTCCGGGAGCCTACGTGTCGGGCTGGATCAAGCGCGGTACCAACGGTTTCATCGGCTCCAACAAGTCCGACTCGCTCAAGACGATCCAGACTCTGGCCGCTGACTACAACGCAGGCCTGCTGACCGAGCCGATAGCCGGGCCGCGTGCGATCGCCCGAATGGTGCACGCCCACCAGCCCGACGTGATCGACGCCGCCGGCTGGAAGGCGATCGACAAAGCAGAGATCGCCCGTGGCGAAGCGCAAGACCGGCCGCGGGTGAAGTTCACTCGAGTGCCGGACATGCTCGACGTGGTCAAGGATCACTCGGACCTGCCGCTGCTGCAGAACCTGCTCGGCGCACTGAAACGGCACTGA
- a CDS encoding citrate synthase 2 yields MTAAVPENFVAGLEGTVAFTTEIAEPDKDGGALRYRGVDIEDLAGKVGFGDVWALLVDGDFNRPLAPAEPLELPIRTGDVRVDAQAGVAMLAPQWGFKPLLDTDDATARDQLARASVMVLSYVAQSARGQASAVSQQAIDRCTTITERFMTRWRGEPDPRHTEAIDAYWVSAAEHGMNASTFTARVIASTGADVGAALSGAIGAMSGPLHGGAPARVVPMIAEAERTGDARAVVKGILDRREKLMGFGHRVYRAEDPRARVLRATAKRLAAPRFEVAAALEQAALAELRERRPDRAIETNVEFWAAVILDFAEVPAAMMPAMFTCGRTAGWCAHIMEQKRLGKLVRPSAIYVGPGPRSAESVAGWEHVTKS; encoded by the coding sequence ATGACTGCTGCGGTCCCGGAGAACTTTGTCGCCGGCTTGGAAGGCACGGTGGCCTTCACTACCGAAATCGCTGAACCGGACAAGGACGGCGGGGCGCTTCGCTACCGCGGCGTCGACATCGAGGACCTGGCCGGCAAGGTCGGCTTCGGCGACGTGTGGGCCCTGCTGGTCGACGGCGACTTCAACCGTCCGCTGGCGCCCGCCGAACCGCTGGAGCTGCCGATACGCACCGGCGACGTCCGGGTCGACGCCCAGGCTGGGGTGGCGATGCTGGCCCCGCAGTGGGGCTTTAAGCCGTTGCTGGACACCGACGACGCCACCGCCCGCGACCAGCTGGCCCGCGCGTCGGTGATGGTGCTGTCCTACGTCGCACAGTCGGCCCGTGGGCAGGCGTCCGCGGTGTCGCAGCAGGCGATCGACAGGTGCACCACCATCACAGAGCGGTTCATGACCCGCTGGCGCGGTGAGCCCGACCCGCGTCACACCGAGGCGATCGACGCCTACTGGGTGTCAGCGGCCGAGCACGGAATGAACGCTTCGACCTTCACCGCCCGGGTGATCGCCTCCACCGGCGCCGACGTCGGCGCAGCGCTGTCCGGCGCGATCGGCGCCATGAGCGGCCCGCTGCACGGCGGCGCCCCGGCACGGGTGGTACCGATGATCGCCGAGGCGGAGCGCACCGGTGACGCGCGCGCGGTGGTCAAGGGCATCCTGGACCGGCGCGAGAAGCTGATGGGCTTCGGCCACCGGGTATACCGCGCCGAGGACCCGCGCGCCCGGGTGCTGCGGGCCACCGCCAAGCGACTGGCGGCCCCGCGTTTCGAGGTGGCTGCGGCGCTGGAACAGGCGGCGCTGGCCGAGCTGCGGGAGCGTCGCCCGGACCGGGCCATCGAGACCAACGTGGAGTTCTGGGCGGCGGTGATCCTCGACTTCGCCGAGGTGCCCGCGGCGATGATGCCGGCGATGTTCACCTGTGGCCGCACCGCGGGCTGGTGCGCCCACATCATGGAGCAGAAGCGGCTGGGCAAGCTGGTGCGCCCATCGGCGATCTACGTGGGCCCGGGGCCGCGCAGCGCGGAATCCGTTGCGGGCTGGGAACACGTCACCAAAAGCTGA
- the pdxH gene encoding pyridoxamine 5'-phosphate oxidase, with the protein MHRTGPDNEHLAAMRVEYQEKDNSGDLDADWLEAGWEVLLRNWIGDAERAGIAEPNAMVLATVEGGRPVSRSVLCKNLDENGVTFFTDSDSAKAAELAATPYASATFPWYQLGRQVHIRGPVTQLAESVSAEYWAHRPRASQLGFCASQQSQPIASRAALLAQLDAVTAQFSGAESIPAPPNWRGYRIAPEVVEFWQGREGRLHNRIRVTGGRVERLQP; encoded by the coding sequence GTGCACAGGACGGGCCCAGACAACGAGCACCTGGCGGCGATGCGAGTGGAATACCAGGAGAAGGACAACAGCGGCGACCTCGACGCGGACTGGCTCGAGGCGGGCTGGGAGGTTTTGCTGCGCAACTGGATCGGCGACGCCGAGCGCGCCGGGATAGCCGAACCCAACGCCATGGTGCTGGCGACGGTCGAGGGCGGCCGCCCGGTCAGCCGCTCGGTGCTGTGCAAGAACCTCGACGAGAACGGCGTGACGTTCTTCACCGACTCCGACTCCGCCAAGGCCGCTGAGCTGGCCGCGACGCCCTACGCATCGGCGACGTTTCCCTGGTATCAGCTGGGCCGCCAAGTCCACATTCGAGGACCGGTCACCCAGCTCGCCGAATCGGTCAGCGCCGAGTACTGGGCGCACCGACCGCGGGCGTCCCAGTTGGGTTTCTGCGCGTCGCAGCAGTCGCAGCCGATCGCGTCGCGGGCCGCACTGCTGGCGCAGTTGGACGCGGTGACGGCCCAATTCTCCGGGGCCGAGTCGATCCCCGCGCCGCCGAACTGGCGCGGCTATCGGATCGCTCCCGAGGTGGTGGAGTTCTGGCAGGGCCGGGAAGGCCGGTTGCACAACCGGATTCGGGTGACCGGCGGGCGGGTGGAGCGGCTCCAGCCGTGA
- a CDS encoding MFS transporter translates to MRIFADTTPLRSPDFRRLWLAGIPTVIGANLTIFAVPVQIYALTRSSAYVGLSGLFALVPLIVFGLLGGAWADAMDRRKLLIIASCGLAVASLLLWVQAAAAFDNVWVVLGLLGVQQGFYAVNSPTRSAAIPRLVAGHDLPAANSLNMTVMQFGAIVGPLLAGLLLGWVDLSTLYLIDTVTCIFPIWATFRLAPMPPVDSAGPSSFGIAAVLDGFRYLAGNTVVLMSFVVDLIAMILGMPRALFPQIASADFGGPVEGGTTMALLAAAMSGGAVLGGVFSGWLPRITRQGLAVVAAIVVWGVAMIGFGLAVGHGGGHAGRALWVALVFLAVGGAADMVSAAFRSTMLQQAASDEIRGRLQGVFTVIVAGGPRLADAVHGAAGAVVGTAAASAGGGALVVVGVVLAALAAPAFLRYHRPGDVRRPPSPERR, encoded by the coding sequence GTGAGGATCTTCGCCGACACCACCCCGCTGCGCAGCCCCGACTTTCGGCGGTTGTGGCTGGCCGGCATCCCGACTGTTATCGGGGCGAACCTGACCATCTTCGCGGTGCCGGTGCAGATCTATGCGCTGACCCGAAGCTCGGCCTACGTCGGGTTGTCCGGACTTTTCGCGTTGGTGCCGTTGATCGTCTTCGGACTGCTCGGCGGCGCGTGGGCCGACGCCATGGACCGCCGCAAGCTGCTGATCATCGCCTCCTGCGGGCTGGCGGTGGCTTCGCTGCTGTTGTGGGTGCAGGCCGCGGCTGCTTTCGACAACGTGTGGGTCGTGCTCGGACTGCTGGGCGTGCAGCAGGGGTTCTATGCGGTCAATTCCCCGACCCGGTCCGCGGCGATTCCGCGGCTGGTGGCCGGCCACGATCTGCCCGCCGCCAATTCGCTGAACATGACCGTCATGCAGTTCGGGGCGATCGTCGGCCCGCTGCTGGCCGGGCTGCTGCTCGGCTGGGTGGATCTGTCCACTCTGTACCTGATCGACACCGTGACCTGCATCTTCCCGATCTGGGCGACATTCCGGCTGGCTCCCATGCCACCGGTCGACTCGGCCGGCCCGTCCAGTTTCGGGATCGCGGCCGTGCTGGACGGATTCCGTTACCTGGCCGGCAACACCGTGGTGCTGATGTCGTTCGTCGTGGACCTGATCGCGATGATCCTCGGCATGCCCAGGGCGCTGTTCCCGCAGATCGCGAGCGCGGACTTCGGCGGGCCGGTCGAGGGCGGCACCACCATGGCCCTGCTGGCCGCGGCGATGTCGGGCGGGGCGGTGCTGGGCGGGGTGTTCTCGGGATGGCTGCCGCGGATCACCCGTCAGGGCCTGGCCGTGGTGGCTGCGATCGTGGTCTGGGGCGTTGCCATGATCGGCTTCGGGCTCGCGGTCGGCCACGGCGGAGGACATGCCGGCCGAGCGCTGTGGGTGGCGCTGGTGTTCCTGGCAGTCGGCGGCGCCGCGGACATGGTTTCGGCGGCCTTCCGATCGACGATGCTGCAGCAGGCCGCATCCGACGAGATCCGCGGCCGGCTGCAGGGGGTGTTCACCGTGATCGTCGCCGGCGGCCCCCGGCTCGCCGATGCCGTGCACGGTGCCGCCGGCGCAGTGGTGGGGACGGCCGCGGCGTCCGCCGGTGGCGGGGCCCTGGTGGTGGTGGGCGTGGTGCTTGCGGCCCTGGCAGCGCCCGCATTCCTGCGCTATCACCGGCCCGGTGATGTACGCCGGCCACCGTCACCGGAACGCCGATAG